One segment of Niabella beijingensis DNA contains the following:
- a CDS encoding DUF4177 domain-containing protein, producing the protein MKYLLFLCCMISVSAVAARDAAQTTIYCEVTVNRRVMSGKVTATVDYGMEEVPEKKIKNTDGSNRLFSSPAQVLNYMAKQGWELVATYTRGNESYNTSYVMKRKHTADRDSF; encoded by the coding sequence ATGAAATACCTGCTGTTCCTCTGTTGTATGATATCCGTATCCGCTGTTGCTGCCCGGGACGCTGCACAAACGACGATCTATTGTGAAGTAACGGTAAACCGGCGTGTTATGAGCGGAAAAGTTACCGCCACCGTCGACTATGGCATGGAGGAGGTGCCGGAAAAGAAAATAAAAAACACCGATGGGTCCAACCGTCTTTTCAGCAGCCCTGCTCAGGTATTGAATTACATGGCAAAACAGGGATGGGAACTGGTTGCAACCTATACACGGGGAAACGAATCTTATAACACCAGTTATGTAATGAAAAGAAAGCACACAGCTGACAGGGATTCATTTTAA
- a CDS encoding STAS domain-containing protein → MQVKIDTKEKFHVITPNEPVLSATMTDGMDTALLPFLQNDVKNVVLNLQQVEAIDAAAAAKLLQIQQNFYENNASFVSCNLQKNVNAFLAENELDDLLNTAPTESEAWDIVQMEEIERELLDTEDIEFPDTGNE, encoded by the coding sequence ATGCAAGTCAAAATAGATACCAAAGAGAAATTTCACGTCATCACGCCAAATGAGCCTGTTCTTTCTGCTACTATGACAGACGGAATGGATACGGCGTTGCTCCCTTTTCTGCAAAATGATGTGAAAAATGTGGTCCTGAACTTGCAGCAGGTGGAAGCTATTGATGCCGCTGCAGCGGCGAAACTCCTGCAAATACAGCAAAACTTCTATGAAAATAATGCTTCATTTGTTTCCTGTAACCTCCAGAAAAATGTAAACGCATTTTTGGCAGAAAATGAACTCGACGACCTGCTGAACACGGCCCCTACCGAAAGCGAGGCCTGGGATATTGTGCAGATGGAGGAGATCGAGCGGGAACTGCTGGATACCGAAGACATCGAGTTCCCCGACACGGGAAATGAATAA
- a CDS encoding OsmC family protein produces the protein MSGNAHHYNIITTWTGNRGTGTASYEAYSRDYTIHITGKPELYGSSDPAFRGDAQRYNPEELLLASLASCHMLWYLHLCAAAGIVVTEYEDRSSGRMKINKDGGGRFEEVVLHPVVTITDVSQKTKALELHRAANGLCFIASSVNFPVLHQPEIAVK, from the coding sequence ATGAGCGGGAACGCACATCATTATAATATCATAACAACATGGACCGGAAACCGCGGTACAGGAACTGCTTCATACGAGGCATACAGCCGGGATTATACAATCCACATAACGGGTAAACCGGAGTTGTACGGTTCGTCTGATCCCGCATTCCGGGGCGATGCACAACGCTACAATCCGGAAGAACTGCTGCTGGCCTCCCTTGCTTCCTGTCATATGCTCTGGTACCTGCATCTTTGTGCAGCAGCAGGTATTGTTGTAACAGAATACGAAGACCGCTCTTCAGGTCGTATGAAGATCAATAAAGACGGAGGTGGCAGGTTTGAAGAGGTGGTGCTTCACCCGGTGGTGACGATAACCGATGTTTCTCAAAAAACAAAAGCGCTGGAATTGCATAGGGCGGCCAACGGCCTTTGTTTTATTGCCAGTTCGGTGAATTTTCCCGTACTTCATCAACCCGAGATCGCTGTCAAATAA
- a CDS encoding DUF3817 domain-containing protein, with the protein MNRPLKNLRTFMQIAFLEGISYLLLLLVAMPLKYFANLPEGVKYIGWAHGVLFVLFCIYLLKVWTELKWSFGKAALAFIASLLPFGTFVLDAKLKREYPQVKTGSSV; encoded by the coding sequence ATGAACCGCCCGCTTAAGAATTTACGGACATTTATGCAGATCGCTTTCCTGGAAGGCATTTCCTATCTGCTTTTATTATTGGTTGCCATGCCCCTGAAGTACTTTGCCAATCTGCCTGAAGGCGTGAAATACATTGGCTGGGCGCACGGAGTCCTCTTTGTGCTTTTCTGTATTTACCTGTTAAAGGTATGGACCGAGCTGAAATGGAGCTTTGGCAAAGCAGCCCTTGCTTTTATAGCGTCCCTGCTCCCATTTGGTACATTTGTGCTGGATGCAAAACTAAAACGGGAATACCCGCAGGTAAAAACCGGTTCCTCCGTTTAG
- a CDS encoding chorismate mutase, whose translation MNRIIPEHCNSLEEVRQGIDRIDEEIIRLIGERGRFVKKAATFKTNPDAVRDEKRVAAVIDSKKQLAVKNGVAPELAAEIYTAMIGYFIREEMEYCKADNS comes from the coding sequence ATGAACAGAATCATTCCGGAACATTGTAATAGCCTGGAGGAGGTACGGCAGGGCATTGACAGGATCGATGAGGAGATCATCCGCCTGATCGGCGAACGGGGCCGCTTTGTAAAAAAAGCCGCAACATTTAAAACCAACCCGGACGCCGTAAGAGATGAAAAACGAGTGGCGGCAGTGATCGATTCCAAAAAGCAGCTGGCCGTTAAAAATGGTGTGGCACCGGAACTGGCAGCGGAAATATATACCGCAATGATCGGTTACTTTATCCGCGAAGAAATGGAATACTGCAAGGCGGACAACTCCTGA
- a CDS encoding ATP-dependent Clp protease ATP-binding subunit: protein MDNNFSSQVKEIISYSREEALRLGNDFIGTEHLLLGLIREGDNTAIRILKSFNVDIFELRKEIELAIKDKTGKNIANINSLPLTKQAEKVIRVTVLEAKALKSSLVETEHLMLSILKNKENIATQILNQFDVDYDLFRQELGIVKSGETRAEFGEEGEEEFEEEKKYTQSRAGGSKAATKSKTPVLDNFGRDVTKLAESGNLDPIVGREKEIERVSQILSRRKKNNPILIGEPGVGKTAIVEGLALRIVQRKVSRVLFDKRVISLDLASLVAGTKYRGQFEERMKAIMNELEKNRDVILFIDEMHTIVGAGGASGSLDASNIFKPALARGELQCIGASTLDEYRMYIEKDGALDRRFQKVMVDPPSVDETIQILNNIKSKYEDFHSVTYSDEAIDACVKLSDRYITDRLLPDKAIDVMDEVGARVHLKNINVPPNIVELEKKIEDVKEEKNKVVKSQKFEEAASLRDTEKKLAEDLERAKAAWEEESKHKRYPIDEEAIAEVINIMTGIPVRKMVEAETEKLRKMSEDMKGMVIGQDEAISKVVKAIQRNRVGLKDPKKPIGTFIFLGPTGVGKTELARSLARYLFDSEDSLIRIDMSEYMEKFTVSRLIGAPPGYVGYEEGGQLTEKVRRKPYSVILLDEIEKAHPDIYNILLQVLDDGVLTDGLGRKVDFKNTIIIMTSNIGVRQLKDFGAGVGFATSSRIENEDEENKAVIEKALKRTFSPEFLNRIDDVIIFNSLTKENIFSIIDISMKGVLKRVENLGYGLELSEEAKTFLADKGYDQQFGARPLHRAIQKYLEDPLAEEILNMHVKPGDVLLVDFDKEKEKLFFTVKDPKENPQEA from the coding sequence ATGGATAATAATTTTTCATCTCAGGTAAAAGAAATCATCTCCTACAGCCGGGAGGAGGCCTTGCGCCTGGGAAATGATTTTATCGGCACAGAGCACCTGCTGCTGGGCCTGATCCGGGAAGGGGATAACACTGCTATCCGGATCCTGAAAAGCTTTAATGTTGACATTTTTGAATTGCGGAAAGAAATAGAGCTGGCGATAAAGGACAAGACCGGTAAGAACATCGCAAACATCAACAGCCTGCCGCTGACAAAACAGGCAGAAAAAGTGATCCGTGTTACCGTGCTGGAAGCCAAGGCGCTGAAGAGCAGCCTGGTGGAAACCGAACACCTGATGCTTTCTATTTTGAAGAACAAGGAAAATATTGCAACACAAATTTTAAATCAGTTTGATGTGGACTATGATCTGTTTCGTCAGGAGCTGGGTATTGTAAAGTCCGGAGAGACCCGCGCCGAATTTGGCGAAGAAGGGGAAGAGGAGTTCGAGGAAGAAAAAAAATACACGCAGTCCCGAGCCGGCGGCTCCAAGGCGGCCACCAAAAGTAAAACCCCGGTGCTGGATAATTTCGGCCGGGATGTGACCAAACTGGCAGAGAGTGGTAACCTGGATCCCATTGTAGGCCGTGAAAAAGAAATTGAACGCGTTTCCCAGATCCTGAGCCGCCGTAAAAAGAACAACCCGATACTTATCGGTGAACCCGGTGTGGGTAAAACCGCCATCGTGGAGGGGCTGGCATTGCGTATCGTACAACGTAAAGTGAGCCGTGTGCTGTTTGACAAACGTGTGATCTCCCTGGATCTCGCATCTCTTGTAGCCGGAACAAAATACCGTGGCCAGTTTGAAGAGCGCATGAAGGCGATCATGAATGAGCTGGAAAAGAACCGGGATGTGATCCTGTTTATCGATGAAATGCATACCATTGTTGGCGCCGGTGGTGCCAGTGGTTCGCTGGATGCCAGCAATATCTTTAAACCGGCCCTGGCCCGTGGTGAACTCCAGTGCATTGGTGCCTCCACACTGGATGAGTACCGTATGTATATTGAAAAAGACGGTGCCCTGGATCGCCGGTTCCAGAAAGTGATGGTAGATCCTCCGAGTGTGGATGAGACCATCCAGATCCTTAATAATATTAAATCCAAATACGAGGACTTCCACAGTGTCACTTACAGTGATGAGGCCATCGATGCCTGCGTAAAGCTGAGTGACCGCTATATTACGGACCGGCTGCTGCCGGACAAGGCGATCGATGTTATGGATGAAGTGGGTGCAAGAGTACACCTGAAGAACATCAATGTACCGCCGAATATCGTGGAGCTGGAAAAGAAGATCGAGGATGTTAAGGAAGAAAAGAATAAAGTAGTCAAGAGCCAGAAATTTGAAGAAGCCGCTTCGCTGCGCGATACGGAAAAGAAACTGGCCGAAGATCTTGAACGGGCAAAAGCCGCATGGGAAGAGGAAAGCAAGCACAAACGCTATCCCATTGATGAGGAAGCCATTGCCGAAGTGATCAATATTATGACCGGTATCCCCGTACGCAAGATGGTGGAAGCCGAGACCGAGAAATTGCGCAAGATGTCGGAGGACATGAAAGGAATGGTGATCGGGCAGGATGAAGCGATCTCAAAAGTAGTGAAAGCCATCCAGCGGAACCGTGTGGGACTGAAAGATCCGAAGAAACCCATCGGTACCTTTATCTTCCTCGGACCTACCGGTGTGGGTAAAACAGAGCTGGCGCGTTCCCTCGCCCGGTACCTGTTCGACTCAGAAGATTCGCTGATCCGGATCGATATGAGCGAATACATGGAGAAATTTACCGTAAGCCGTTTGATCGGTGCACCTCCGGGATATGTGGGATACGAAGAAGGCGGACAGCTGACCGAAAAGGTCCGCCGCAAACCCTACAGTGTGATCCTGCTGGATGAGATCGAGAAAGCGCACCCTGATATTTACAATATCTTATTGCAGGTGCTGGATGACGGGGTGCTCACAGACGGACTGGGACGCAAAGTGGATTTTAAGAATACCATCATCATCATGACCTCCAATATCGGTGTGCGTCAGTTGAAGGATTTTGGCGCCGGCGTGGGCTTTGCCACATCATCCAGGATTGAAAATGAGGATGAAGAAAACAAAGCAGTGATAGAAAAAGCACTGAAGCGTACCTTCTCCCCGGAATTCCTGAACCGTATCGATGATGTGATCATCTTTAACAGTCTGACAAAAGAAAATATCTTCAGTATCATTGATATTTCAATGAAAGGGGTGCTGAAACGCGTAGAGAACCTGGGTTATGGCCTGGAGCTGAGCGAAGAAGCAAAAACCTTCCTGGCTGATAAAGGATACGATCAGCAATTTGGAGCACGTCCGTTGCACCGGGCGATCCAGAAATACCTGGAAGATCCGCTGGCAGAAGAGATCCTCAATATGCACGTAAAGCCCGGGGATGTGCTGCTGGTAGACTTTGACAAGGAAAAAGAAAAACTGTTCTTTACGGTTAAAGATCCAAAGGAAAACCCCCAGGAAGCATAA
- a CDS encoding ribonuclease Z, whose product MLGVTILGNNSAVPAFDRHPTSQVLTMTNRKFLIDCGEGTQIQLIRYKIRRSRISHIFISHLHGDHYFGLVGLLNSFALLGRQQELHLIGPPALQEILELQFRLADTRLSYPFHFHPLQQPGYLMTVDDIEISCFRTDHRIECFGFVFRERKNPRRIDPDAAAAHNLHYSWFEKLQQGMDYTAPDGTIINNELLTQPGPKGRTYAYCADTKYDESFIPVLKDADMIYHEATYLENFAEQARVRFHSTSKQAALIAKKANVKKLLVGHFSSRYDVLDEFEKETREVFPNTDLALEGVCYRMP is encoded by the coding sequence ATGTTAGGTGTAACCATCCTGGGAAATAATTCGGCTGTGCCGGCCTTCGACCGGCATCCGACTAGCCAGGTGCTCACTATGACCAACCGCAAGTTCCTGATCGATTGCGGGGAGGGCACACAGATACAGCTGATCCGTTATAAGATCCGCCGCAGCCGTATCTCGCACATCTTTATCTCGCACCTGCACGGCGATCATTATTTCGGACTTGTGGGATTATTAAACTCCTTTGCACTGCTGGGGCGCCAGCAGGAGCTGCACCTCATTGGCCCGCCGGCCCTGCAGGAAATACTGGAGCTGCAGTTCCGCCTGGCAGACACCCGCTTATCCTATCCCTTCCATTTTCACCCCCTGCAACAGCCGGGATACCTGATGACAGTGGATGATATCGAGATCAGCTGCTTCAGGACCGATCACCGTATTGAATGTTTTGGCTTTGTTTTCAGAGAACGGAAAAATCCACGTCGCATTGATCCGGATGCGGCAGCCGCCCACAACCTGCATTACAGCTGGTTTGAAAAACTGCAGCAGGGAATGGATTATACAGCACCCGACGGCACTATTATAAACAATGAACTGCTTACACAGCCAGGGCCAAAAGGCAGGACCTATGCCTACTGCGCCGACACCAAGTATGATGAATCGTTTATACCGGTATTAAAAGATGCCGACATGATCTATCATGAGGCTACTTATCTTGAGAACTTTGCCGAACAGGCCCGTGTCCGGTTCCATTCAACCTCAAAACAGGCGGCGCTGATCGCAAAAAAAGCCAACGTAAAAAAATTACTGGTCGGGCATTTCAGCAGCCGTTATGATGTGCTGGATGAATTTGAAAAAGAAACACGGGAGGTCTTTCCCAATACCGACCTGGCACTGGAAGGTGTCTGCTACCGCATGCCCTGA
- a CDS encoding GNAT family N-acetyltransferase: MYYRKGNIADLPRLKELGIITWSQFRGELSVEHWEQLSATLHNEQTYEELLVTGKSILCETSTGQLAGMTFLIPSGNPTVLYPANWSYIRFLTVHPDHSGKGIGRRLTADCIALARSSNETTIALHTSEMMRPACHLYESLGFKIEREIGPRLGKRYWLYKLDL; the protein is encoded by the coding sequence GTGTATTACAGAAAAGGAAATATTGCAGATCTTCCCCGGCTGAAGGAGCTGGGTATTATAACCTGGAGTCAGTTCCGGGGTGAACTGAGTGTGGAGCACTGGGAACAACTTTCCGCAACCCTCCATAACGAACAAACCTACGAGGAATTGCTGGTTACGGGCAAGAGTATCCTTTGTGAAACATCCACAGGACAGCTGGCTGGTATGACCTTTCTGATCCCAAGTGGTAATCCTACAGTGCTTTATCCGGCAAACTGGTCTTATATCCGGTTTCTGACCGTGCATCCGGACCATTCCGGCAAGGGTATCGGTCGCCGGCTGACAGCGGACTGCATTGCGCTGGCGCGAAGCAGCAATGAAACAACGATAGCATTGCATACTTCCGAAATGATGCGTCCTGCGTGCCATTTGTATGAAAGCCTGGGTTTTAAGATCGAGCGGGAGATCGGGCCCCGGCTCGGTAAACGTTACTGGTTGTATAAGCTGGATTTGTAA
- a CDS encoding exo-beta-N-acetylmuramidase NamZ domain-containing protein, translating to MKGLLFGLLCAAAGLYAAPLYQKKKDAPAAGIITGADQTDQYISYLKGKRVAVLANPTTIIGNKHLVDSLLKRGVNIVKVFGPEHGFRGNASNGARVGDEKDPVTGINIISLYGAKRKPTAADLADVDLMIYDVQDVGCRFYTNINTLRDLMEACADNDKELMILDRPNPNGYLVDGPILDMRLKSGIGQFPVPIAHGMTIAEFAQMINGEGWTYNKKKCRLRIIPVANYNHDMEYTLPVKPSPNLNTQQSILLYPATCLFEGTILNHGRGTQYPFTVFGSPLLKGKYTFSFTPVSIPGMSETPLYMNKVCYGLDLRNYNVQKLRDTRRINLDWMIELYNAYPDKERFFDRSQSNQIGSIDGLAGVYDFKKQIMAGMSADAIRASWEEGLTAYRKTRSRYLLYP from the coding sequence ATGAAAGGATTGCTTTTTGGATTACTCTGCGCTGCTGCGGGCCTCTATGCTGCGCCGCTTTATCAGAAAAAGAAAGACGCACCGGCCGCGGGGATTATTACAGGTGCCGATCAGACCGACCAATATATCAGCTACCTCAAAGGCAAGCGGGTGGCGGTTTTAGCCAATCCCACCACGATCATTGGAAACAAACATCTGGTGGATAGTCTGCTGAAACGGGGTGTCAATATCGTAAAGGTGTTCGGACCGGAACATGGTTTTCGCGGCAATGCCAGCAACGGGGCCCGGGTGGGTGACGAAAAGGACCCGGTTACCGGTATCAATATCATTTCGCTTTATGGTGCCAAACGAAAGCCAACGGCGGCGGACCTGGCAGATGTGGATCTGATGATCTATGATGTGCAGGATGTGGGGTGCCGCTTTTACACGAATATTAACACCCTCCGGGATCTGATGGAAGCCTGTGCCGACAATGATAAGGAACTAATGATCCTGGACCGTCCCAACCCCAACGGCTACCTGGTGGATGGTCCGATCCTGGACATGCGCCTGAAATCAGGGATCGGGCAGTTCCCGGTTCCCATCGCGCATGGGATGACCATTGCAGAGTTCGCGCAGATGATCAACGGAGAGGGATGGACCTATAATAAAAAGAAATGCCGGCTCAGGATCATTCCTGTTGCCAACTATAACCATGATATGGAATACACGTTGCCGGTGAAACCTTCCCCCAACCTGAATACACAGCAAAGCATCCTGTTGTATCCGGCTACCTGTTTGTTTGAAGGGACTATTTTGAACCACGGAAGGGGCACGCAATATCCCTTTACTGTTTTTGGCAGTCCGCTGCTGAAGGGGAAGTATACCTTTTCCTTTACACCCGTAAGCATTCCCGGCATGAGCGAAACACCGTTGTATATGAACAAGGTATGTTACGGGCTTGACCTCCGGAATTATAATGTGCAAAAGTTGCGGGACACGCGCCGTATCAACCTGGATTGGATGATCGAACTATACAATGCGTATCCTGATAAGGAACGCTTCTTTGACCGCAGCCAGAGCAACCAGATAGGGAGCATCGACGGACTGGCGGGTGTATACGATTTTAAAAAGCAGATCATGGCCGGTATGTCTGCCGATGCCATCCGTGCTTCCTGGGAGGAAGGGTTGACGGCCTACAGGAAGACCAGAAGCAGGTATTTACTGTATCCTTAA
- a CDS encoding MSEP-CTERM sorting domain-containing protein, with product MKTLLSPKWILLLHTLPVIVLSILYRRDYLVIKSLLSEEQKAFWLDYGILLSCLTIADAAYAIIAVRRRKLILLSYSFISFLLHLSFVYFSLYNTESLFPSGLPQWMVSSTASLYTGTFLMPAMVHTLLLIVIYCTRHVQKRNPWLNFGAAILIPVIAYIFIQVILPTWNYETARNHFAVHVLNIIYIALVILLLFFLFRFLYILLNKKGKWFLTTRLIWIILIGIVLPVTGLSVNEKNGNFFGDFTHPWFYILAIFNGLLLCLPEKRNRYCQLLLFSGRCLTLCYTIYFFFVFLPLLPLSVAAIVLYGAGFLMLTPVALFCIHIHKLTVSYQQLRKQFACLTYPGLAAGLIIPVLLFSSYVSDRINLHQALEYVYTPDASKKYSINRKALSTTLDVIRQSSSRTGRSITNERQPYLSAIYTWAVLDNLSLSEDKSKRLRQVFNGDSITVTTPVIAGDSTVKLTSLDATSRYSPDAAAWLSTVTIELTNTSAATGEYGTSFRLPAGCFVSDYFLYIGNRKEQGTLAEKRTAQWIFNQIRNEKRDPGILYYKNPEELSLKVFPFAAKEIRKTGIQFLHKDPVTIRIDGRTVRLGRPIKSTDTSPATGPVYLSPAEKKKLPTVYRKPYYHFLVDASAAAVSNAAQQEAVLDHLIKTLGTQTSEGQISFVSSQVHTVRVSDQWQQAFHRVRKEGGFFLERALQENLIRSYLYDKGRYPVFVVVTNHFEQAVLDSERKGLSFTFPEGGSYFVASGSGNIRSFTLSDNRPDTTVTGIHCNPVAVFAYPDAIKPAAYLNTDSAAAILIKEDYPTPRTQYKRDWTSALALYANAQAALLHQALKKEGWKTDLKNSFQSGILTANTAYMVVENEAQKAMLYRKQKEVMDGNRNLDVDNETTSMSEPGYLLWIILLLLLIKNGNCLRRAAAVQALKIKRWL from the coding sequence ATGAAAACGCTGCTTAGTCCTAAATGGATACTGTTGCTCCACACACTTCCCGTTATTGTATTATCCATCCTTTACCGGCGGGACTATCTTGTGATCAAAAGCCTGCTGAGTGAAGAACAGAAAGCATTCTGGCTGGATTACGGTATATTGTTGTCCTGTCTTACTATTGCAGACGCCGCATATGCTATCATTGCCGTCCGGCGCAGGAAACTAATACTGCTTTCTTACAGTTTCATTTCTTTCCTGCTGCACCTGTCCTTTGTTTATTTCAGTTTATACAATACCGAGTCTCTGTTTCCCTCTGGACTTCCCCAATGGATGGTCAGCAGTACCGCTTCATTGTATACCGGAACCTTCCTGATGCCTGCAATGGTTCATACACTCCTGCTCATCGTTATTTACTGCACCCGTCATGTCCAGAAAAGGAACCCCTGGTTGAATTTTGGTGCGGCGATCCTGATCCCGGTCATTGCATATATTTTCATCCAAGTTATTTTACCAACCTGGAACTATGAAACAGCCCGCAACCATTTCGCAGTGCATGTGTTAAATATTATCTATATCGCGCTGGTTATACTGCTGCTTTTTTTTCTTTTTCGTTTCCTGTATATTTTACTGAACAAAAAAGGGAAATGGTTCCTGACCACCCGACTGATCTGGATCATTCTTATCGGCATAGTGCTGCCTGTTACCGGACTTTCTGTTAACGAAAAAAATGGCAATTTCTTCGGAGACTTTACACATCCCTGGTTCTATATACTTGCGATCTTCAATGGGCTGCTGCTCTGTTTACCTGAAAAACGAAACCGGTATTGCCAGCTGCTTCTATTCTCCGGCCGTTGTTTAACCCTATGCTACACCATCTATTTCTTCTTTGTTTTTCTTCCCCTGCTGCCACTTTCCGTAGCCGCTATTGTATTATATGGAGCAGGATTTTTAATGCTTACCCCCGTTGCACTTTTCTGTATTCACATTCATAAACTGACAGTGTCCTATCAGCAGCTAAGGAAGCAGTTTGCCTGCCTGACCTACCCGGGCCTGGCAGCAGGTCTGATCATTCCCGTGCTGCTCTTCAGCTCTTATGTTTCCGACAGGATCAACCTTCATCAAGCATTGGAATATGTTTATACCCCGGATGCTTCAAAAAAATATTCCATCAACAGGAAAGCATTGTCAACAACACTGGATGTGATCCGGCAAAGCAGTTCCCGGACAGGGCGCTCCATAACCAATGAACGGCAACCCTACCTGTCTGCTATTTATACCTGGGCGGTGTTAGACAATCTTTCCCTGTCAGAGGACAAAAGCAAGCGGCTCCGGCAGGTCTTTAACGGCGACAGCATAACTGTCACCACCCCGGTGATCGCCGGCGACTCAACGGTAAAGCTGACCAGCCTGGATGCCACGTCCCGCTATTCCCCGGATGCAGCGGCCTGGCTGAGCACCGTAACAATTGAGCTCACCAATACATCCGCGGCCACCGGGGAATATGGGACCAGCTTCCGTCTGCCTGCCGGGTGTTTTGTAAGTGACTATTTCCTGTATATCGGCAACAGGAAAGAACAGGGTACCCTAGCGGAAAAGCGAACAGCACAATGGATCTTTAATCAGATCCGGAACGAGAAAAGGGATCCTGGCATCCTCTACTATAAGAATCCGGAAGAACTTTCCCTGAAGGTTTTTCCTTTCGCCGCAAAAGAGATCCGGAAAACAGGTATACAATTTTTACACAAGGACCCCGTAACCATCCGTATCGACGGGCGTACCGTTCGGCTGGGTCGTCCCATCAAAAGCACAGACACATCGCCTGCAACAGGCCCCGTCTATCTTTCTCCAGCAGAAAAAAAGAAACTGCCAACGGTATACCGCAAGCCCTATTACCATTTCCTGGTTGATGCGTCGGCAGCTGCCGTTTCCAATGCAGCACAGCAGGAAGCAGTTCTTGACCATCTTATAAAAACACTGGGTACCCAAACCTCTGAAGGACAGATCAGCTTTGTAAGCAGCCAGGTACATACCGTAAGGGTCAGCGATCAGTGGCAGCAGGCCTTTCACAGGGTCCGGAAAGAAGGTGGTTTTTTTCTGGAACGGGCACTTCAGGAAAATCTGATCCGGTCGTATCTCTATGACAAAGGCCGCTACCCTGTCTTCGTTGTGGTTACCAACCATTTTGAGCAGGCGGTTTTAGACTCCGAACGCAAAGGGCTTTCCTTTACCTTCCCGGAAGGCGGCAGTTATTTTGTTGCATCCGGTTCCGGAAACATCCGGTCCTTTACCTTATCTGACAACCGTCCGGATACAACGGTTACCGGCATTCACTGTAATCCCGTTGCGGTGTTTGCATACCCCGATGCCATAAAGCCTGCAGCTTATTTAAACACCGACAGTGCCGCGGCGATCCTGATAAAGGAGGACTATCCGACGCCCCGCACTCAATATAAAAGGGACTGGACTTCTGCGCTGGCGCTCTACGCAAATGCTCAGGCTGCTCTGCTGCATCAGGCTTTAAAAAAGGAGGGCTGGAAAACGGATCTTAAAAACAGTTTCCAGTCGGGTATCCTTACTGCTAATACCGCCTATATGGTAGTGGAAAATGAAGCGCAGAAGGCGATGCTTTACCGCAAACAAAAAGAGGTAATGGACGGCAACAGGAATCTGGATGTGGACAATGAAACAACATCCATGAGCGAGCCCGGATACCTTTTGTGGATCATATTGCTGTTATTGCTTATAAAGAACGGGAACTGCCTGCGGAGGGCAGCAGCAGTTCAAGCACTAAAAATAAAAAGATGGTTATGA
- a CDS encoding VOC family protein, which yields MKEEMSINRIVPNIYSDDLEKSKDFYRGFLHMDIIMDHGWVLTFASKKNPLAQVNVLENQKKEVLNNERIFLSVEVSDVNGMYRKAKELGLEITYPIANEPWGVRRFFVKDPNGATINLLSHNS from the coding sequence ATGAAAGAGGAAATGTCGATAAACAGAATTGTGCCTAATATTTATTCGGATGATCTTGAAAAAAGTAAAGATTTTTACCGGGGTTTTCTCCATATGGACATTATCATGGACCACGGGTGGGTGCTGACGTTCGCTTCAAAAAAAAATCCGCTGGCACAGGTAAATGTGCTGGAAAACCAGAAAAAGGAAGTATTGAATAACGAACGGATCTTTCTTTCCGTGGAAGTGTCTGATGTGAACGGTATGTACCGGAAGGCAAAAGAACTGGGACTGGAGATTACCTATCCCATCGCCAATGAACCCTGGGGCGTACGCCGTTTTTTTGTGAAGGATCCCAACGGCGCCACCATAAATTTATTATCACATAACAGTTGA